TGCAGAAATACTCCGGCATGTATCATACTCTCACCAGCATGGAGGGCCTTCACGATGAAAAGCTTTGGCCAAAAAACTTGAGTCCCATCGAAACCGAGGAGCGACGAAGACTAGTAGGCATTCCATAATCTTTTGCTTACGCTTTCCACTAACTCTACGTCTGAAGTTCTGGTCTATCTATACGTTGGATATCTATTCCACCATTGTATGGGGAGGTGTGATTCGATACCGCGAAGCGCAATCTCTGGTACGATATCCAAGTGAAGTTGACGATGAGTTCATCACTCTACATGGCTACGGGCTGCCACCCGTGTCTCCCGAGTCGGGCGTCAGCCCGGAAGATGTAGCCGTTGTATCGCGACAACCCGTAGCATGGCTCCGGGGCTGGAACTTCACGACAGATTTGTATCGGATTCTAGAATACGTCGTTGATGGAAATCGGCGTCGTTTCTCGTCAGCCAACGGAACATCACAGGTATGGTCTCTGTTTACCCCGGCATCCATGTCAGAACCAGCTGTCATGGAGAGGGTACTATCTATGTACGCCGCGTTACCGTCACAATTTAAAGAAACCCCACCCACTACAGGTGACATGGCGAAGGACCTATTCGGGTTTCAGTCTGCCAACATCCAGGCGACACTGCAGCTCCTCCGAATGGTACTCTTGTCAGCGGAAGAGCTTGGCGTAGACCGTAAATGTGACGTTGCTGGAGAGCTTCTCAGTGTCTTCAGTAAAGTTCCAGTGGAGTATTTGAAAGCCATCAGCTCCCCTTTGGTATGTCCATCACTATTGCTCTTCTAACCCCCGTTTTGCTAACTGCTCGGAGCTCCACCACCTCGGTGGAATTGGCTATATCCTCGGCTCTGTAATGGAAGGAAGTCTATCAGAAGCATCCTACCAACGCGTGCGCATGTTACTGtaagactttttttttaaacctATCCCAAACTAACTATCCAAACCACTAACCTCCCCACAGACTCGAAATGGCCGACCTCCTCGGCCGCCTCGAGGCAGGTCTCCAGCGCGCTGGCGGCGCCAGCCAACGACTCCGGTCGCAGGTAGACAGAATCGATGGCTATATGCGCACCTCCAGGCTACTCAATCTCGCAGCGCAACACCCGCGTCCTCACCATAACATAACCCCTATCGATACTAAACGTGAAATCCCTGTCCCACCCACAGCCTATATTCCTCCCAGTGGGCCAGTTCCGACAGTCGGTCCACCGACGGCAATGTGCGAGCAGATGATGCAGTTCCAGTTGCCGCCGGAGTTGTTGTCGGGTTGGCCGTGGCCGTTGGACGGGGCTCATACGGAGAGTTTCCTTCCGCTGGCGTATGAATAATTCACTTGGTAGGTATGGTGTGGATCTGTGGGAGTTGAAGCTTGTGAGCGTATTGATTCTATAGAGTATATCAAGCGGATTGTATTTAGTCACTGGGCGTGATCGATCTGGAGCCACGCATTTTGGCTTTTATTATTGCAATTCTTCTATTCATGAAGCTTAATTTAATCTATTCATACTGAGTGAAGTGACGGGGACCAACCTGTTTATACTCATACTTGTCCACTTCTTTTTATGTGGAGAATTCCAGTTCAGGACGAGGGCAGTCTTTCAGGATTGACATTTTCCAGGCTACAATTTTTACCCCACCCAAAATTGATCAGGTACAAAAGGACCTCATTTCAATATATAGGAATTGACCTTTACACACAGCACCGGGCCAGTGTATAGTGCTCAAGCCCCGCTGTTGCACCCATTAAAATGCGGGggcatacaacatactatTTGGCTTCGGTCTGCCTCCACTGCCCTCCCCCCACCAAGTTAGAACATTGCAACATGTAAGCTGTAGTTTGAAGACGAATGGAACGGGGAGGATCGGAGAATTTTCTTGACTATAGAAAGCTGAACACTTTGAGAAGCCCTAAGCCTGCTGGTCTGCAGGTTTCGTTTGATATTCCTCCCGGACAAGTTCCGAAATCAAAAGCTTTGAGCTGTCTAATAGTTCACGCCACAAATGGGGGAGTCTGAGGCATTGACGTCTCTTATCAAAAGTGTTCCTTTGTCACATTTGAGCTGTGACCTCTGTCCAGGTGCCCAGGTAGTTCACCAGTCAACCACTCGTTGATCCCTGATAAGCCTATCATGACGCAGATCCTCAAGGGTAAGCATCGCCTTCTCCTCCCCTTTTGGGAAGATGCCGAAGATTTCGGTGATCCTGGTCTATATCTCTCTTATCAGTACGGCTTGAGGTCTGATATATCGCCGGCCCATGCTCCTAGCAGTTATGTTTCGCTGTTGCATTATCAACGCGTATGCCATCTATCAACACCCTAAGCTAATAATGCAACACTCTTGAACCAAATATCGGTACACATATAATGAGT
Above is a window of Penicillium digitatum chromosome 2, complete sequence DNA encoding:
- a CDS encoding Fungal transcriptional regulatory protein, N-terminal, which produces MSQKPRKLQRVSKACDFCNRRSIKCGRSEDPLGRCQNCADFDVPCTFDRPAKRRGVKAGTRASVRETPLVGTPAPENVIPVPPAAQAIGGTSNSSASRSSYYTESAHRPSLTGDPWSTLNNGGVATEGYDDDGALRNSWNAFAIASERQIRNLVQVYFEIVYPIFPLFHKDSFLKRVHNQEHLRNPGLFASTMAVCALVSGRARDGALFTNRWHRDELAEPPSEAFYAAAKDSIPRDLAAARGINYMRACAILAIASIQNGQIKNMQKYSGMYHTLTSMEGLHDEKLWPKNLSPIETEERRRLFWSIYTLDIYSTIVWGGVIRYREAQSLVRYPSEVDDEFITLHGYGLPPVSPESGVSPEDVAVVSRQPVAWLRGWNFTTDLYRILEYVVDGNRRRFSSANGTSQVWSLFTPASMSEPAVMERVLSMYAALPSQFKETPPTTGDMAKDLFGFQSANIQATLQLLRMVLLSAEELGVDRKCDVAGELLSVFSKVPVEYLKAISSPLLHHLGGIGYILGSVMEGSLSEASYQRVRMLLLEMADLLGRLEAGLQRAGGASQRLRSQVDRIDGYMRTSRLLNLAAQHPRPHHNITPIDTKREIPVPPTAYIPPSGPVPTVGPPTAMCEQMMQFQLPPELLSGWPWPLDGAHTESFLPLAYE